CGTTCGGATCGAGCGTCAGCTCGGGTGCATCGGTCAGGACATAGAGCAGCCGCTGATCGAGCCGCGCCCAGCGGCGCCGGTCCTCCGAGATCAGGAAGCGCAGTGTGCTCCCATCGGACGACTTGAGCGCGACCGGCTCGCCGCTCGGCGTCTCGGCCAGGATCTCGACGCGCTCGGCGTGCAGCCCCACCAGATCGTTCAGGGTCTCGGGTGTGAGCGGGATGCCGCCCAGCCGCCCGAAGACCGGCCCGAATCCGCGCGGTATCAGTTGCGGCGAGACATAGTGGATGGGCGGCGCGATCAGCAGATGATGGAAACGATCCTGGATCAGATGCACCAGTCCTTCGCCGGCGACATAGCGCATCCGACCGACCGGGTCCGTACCGCCGAACTGGAGTTCACGCCCGTCCAGACGCAGTGTGAGCCGCGCCGGCGAGAGTCCGAGTTCGCGCAGGTCGGCACTCTGAGCCGGGAAGCTGCGCTCGACCGGAGCCTCCAGCAGACCGAGCAGTTGGGTGACGCGGCCGTTGTCGGCGTCCACCTGGAAGGGCGCCTCCAGACGCCAGCCGATCGCGGTCTGGAGCAGGGTGATGGTCGGCTCGCCGGTGCGATCGATCTCGACCCGATAGAGATCGGCGGCGGCCAGATCGGTCAGGGTCGGGACGATGTGCGCGCGCTGGAGTTCGGCACGGATCAGCAGACCGAGCACGACCAGGAGGATCGCCAATGCCCCATTGATCAGCCAGCGTCCGCTCATCGACCCCTCCAGCGAGACCAGCGCATCCCCAGCCCGCCGATCAAGAACACGCCCGGCAGCAGCACCAGCGCCCCCAGACCGATCAGAGTCCGGTGCCGTTCGTCCAGCTCCAGCGGCTCGGCCGCCGTCGGCGGGGGCGGGAGTTCGGGCAGATCCTCGCCCTCGCTCAGCCAGCGCAGCAGCGCCAGACCGAGCGCGCGATTGCCCTGGAGGCCGAACTGGGCGTTGGACAGGAAATCACCGTCACCCACCACCACCAGACGCTGCTCGCGCTCGCTCTCAGGGAGCGTGCGCGTGAGCGCCAGCACGACCGGCAATGGACCGGCACGCTCGCCGATCACCTCGTCGCGCGTGAGCGGGCCGCTGAGTGTGCCGGTCTCGTTCCAGCTCTCGGCGCGGCTGGTCAGATAGGTCGCCAGCGCCCAGCCCGGCGCAACCTGGGTCTCGAAGGCCAGGGCGCCGGGCAGCAGCGCCGGTGCGGTGAGTCCTTCGGTCAGCGGGTGCGGCGCATAATCGTCGATCACCGCCACGGCGGTCGTTCCGAATCCAAGCCGCTCGGCTTCGGGATCGACCACCTGGCCGGGCAGAGCGGCGAGGCCCAGATGCTCCAGCAGGGGTTCGAGACCGCTCGGCGGACCTGGGTCCATCAGCCACAGCAGATGACCGCCGCGATCGAGGAAGTCGATCAACGCCTCGATCTCGCCTGGAAAGGGCGGCAGTCGGGGCTGGCTGAGTACCACCAGCCGCGTGTTGTCCGGGACGGCGCTGGTGGTGGCCAGATCCAGCGGACGCGCGATCAACCCCAGTTCGAGCAGCTCGCGGCCCAGCCGGCCCAGATCCGTGTCGCGCTCACCCGCGATGGCGCGTTCGCCATGTCCCTCGATGATCGCCACCCAGGCATGACGCGGGCGGATCAGGCGCGCGATGGCCGCCGAGATGGAGCGCTCGCCGACCTCGGCCAGGGTCTCGCGTCGTCCCCGGTATTCGAGCAGGATCTGGCCCTGGAGCGAAACCTCGGCCTCGCGTGCCTGCTCGGGGAAGCGTCGCGGATCCAGATAGCGGATCTCCAGCTCGGGATATTCGTGCGCGTAACGCTCCAGGAGTTGGCCGATCATCCTGGCCAGCGGTGTCTGCGGATCGGCGAAGACGGTCAGACGCAACGGCGCCTCCAGCCGTTCGAGGATGGCGCGGCTCTCGCGGGTCAGCCGATGGCTCTCGGACTGGGTCCAGTCCCAAATCCGGTCATGTCGCGCCACCAGCCAGCCGGCCGCGACGACACAGCCCAGCAGCAGGAGGGCGAAGAGCGTGTCGGCGAGCGCGCGCTCGAAGCGGTGGACGAGGACTCGGATCGCCTGTGCGCGCGTCTTCATTGCAGTCGCCGATTGGCCAGATGCCGGTGGGCCAGAGCCAGGAAGAAGCCCGTGAAAAGGAGGAAATAGGCCAGATCGCTCAGACGCACGGCCCCAAGCAGGAACCGGAACAGATGCTCGTTCCAGGACAGCCAGCCGAAGAGCGAGAGCGTCTGGGCGGTGAGCGACTCGGCGCGTCCGATGATCGAGAACAGCAGCAGGAGGCCGAAGGCGATCAGCACCGCCGCGCCCGGCTGCTCGGTGAGACTGGAGGCTTGAAGACCGATGGCGCCGAAGAACAGGGCCGCGAGCCACAGACCCAACGTGGCCGCCGCGACCTGACCGAGATCGAGCGTCGCCGTACCGCTCAAGAGCGCCAGATTGGCCGCCGGCAGCAGACAGAGCGGGGTGATCAGGATCGCCAGTGCGATGAACTTGCCCAGCAGGATCTCGATCAGGCGGGCCGGGGCGGCGGCGAGCAGGTCATAGCCGCCATCGCGGAACTCCGCGCTCAGCATCCGCATGGCCAGTAGCGGCGCGGCGAACATGGCGAGTACGGCCGCGAATCCGAACAGGTTCAGACACAGCTCCTGGGTGAGCGAGGCCGGACGCTCCCCGGCATCCAGAGCGCTGAAGTCCTCGACGACCTGGAGGAAGATCCAGGCCAGTACCACCTGCCCCACGCCCAGCAGCACCCAGAGCAGCGGTGTCACCAGTCCGCTGCGGATCTCGCGCGCGGCGATGGTCCCGATCATGCGTGTTCCTCCGCGCCGATGAGATCGAAGAAGGTCCGCTCCAGATCACTGCGCTCGGGCGTCAGCTCGAACAGTTCCAGACCCGCCAGCAGGATGGCGCGTGCCAGATCGGCCGAAGTCGCCTCGGCGCGCAGATCGACCTGGAACTGATTCGGCCCGGTGGCGAGCGCGCCGGCGACCGGCGCCAGATCGTTCAGATGCATAACATGGGTCTCGCCGCCCAGACGCACCCGCCAGAGATTGGTCGGACGCGCCGCGTGCGTCTCGGCATCGAAGCGCACCCGTCCCTGATGCAGGATCATCACCCGGTCGCACACCGACTGGACCTCGGGCAACAGATGGCTGGAGAGGATGATGCCGCTGTCCCGCGCCAGATCGCGGATGAGTCGGCGCAGCTCGCGCATCTGCACCGGGTCGAGTCCCTCGGTCGGCTCGTCGAGGATCAGGAGCGGCGGGCGGTGCAGGATCGCCTGGGCCAGACCCAGACGCTGGCGGTAGCCTCGGGAGAGCTTGGCGATCAGCCGTCGGCCTTGATCCTCCAGGCCGCAGCGCTGTTTGGCGGTGGCGATGGCCTCGGGGATGGCGCGTCGGGGCAGACGATGCAGATGGGCGCAATGGGTCAGATATTCGTCGACCCGCAGTTCGGGATGCAGCGGCGGGCGCTCGGGCAGATAACCCAGATGACGTTTGGCCGCCAGCGGTCGGTGCGTCAGGTCGAGGCCGAGGATCTCGATGCGGCCCGAGGTCGGGGCGAGCAGTCCGCTCAGGAGCCGCAGACAGGTGGTCTTGCCGGCCCCGTTCGGCCCGAGCAGGCCCAGCACCTGCCCGCGCTCCAGGCACAGATCGACGCCGGACAGGGCCGAATGGCGTCCGAAGTCGCGGCTGAGATCGGTGACGCGAAGCAGTGTCTCCATGGTCGCGCGAAGATAACCGGTCTCGGCCCTCTTGCCAAACTGCGCGAATAGGGCTGAAGACAGCTCGTCCATTGGGTACTGGATGCCACGACATGCCTTGACAGGCTTCATTTCGCCGCCCATGTTGTCAGTCAGCACTGACTGATCGACCTCCAGTCGTCATGACCACCGATCCACACCACTCCGACACGCTGCGCGATCGCGCGCACCGCTATTTCGACAGCCTGCTGCGCCGGGTGCCGCCCGGACCCGATGGCGTGGCGCGCGTCGGCGGGCGTCAGATCTATATCGTGCCGACCCGTGCCGGGTTCATGTATGGCGCTGTGATGCTGGTGATGCTGCTCGGATCGCTGAACTATCAGAACAACCTCGGATTGCTGCTGACTTTCTTCCTGGCCTCGGTCGGGCTGGTGGCCATGCACCATGCCTGGTTCAACCTGCTGGGGTTGGCGGTGCAGGCGCGCGGCGGATCACCCGTGTTCGCCGGGGAACGCGCGCGCTTCGAGGTGGCGGTGCGCGCCGAGGGCGGACGCCCACGCCATGACATCCGTCTGCGCAAGAACGGTGAGACGCCGACGCCGATCCATGTCGGCGCGGGAGATCAGACGCTGGTCGCGCTGGCGGTGCCGACCGAGCGGCGCGGCTGGCATCGGCTGACCGATGTGATGGTCGAGACGCGCCATCCGATGGGATTGTTTCGCGCCTGGACCTATGTCGCCACCGAGGCCAAGACGCTGGTCTTCCCCAGACCCGCTCCCCAGGCGCCCGAACCTGGACATGACGCTGGAGACAGCGCCCGTCCGCATCGCACCCGTCACGAAGGGGCCGAGGATTATCTGGGGTCGCGCGGCTATCGTCCGGGCGATTCGATCCGGCATATCGACTGGAAGGCGTACGCGCGCGAACGCGGGCTGGTGGTCAAGCAATACGGCGGCGAGCAGGGCCAGGAGGTCTGGATCGACTGGGCACGGCTCAACGCGCCCGATCCCGAGATCCGGCTCGGACTGCTGACCCGACAGGTGCTCGACGTCAGCGCCGGCCCGACGCGCTTCGGTCTGCGTCTGCCCGGTGCGGTCGAGGGGCTGTCCCAGGGCACGGCCCATACCGAACGCTGTCTGACCCGACTGGCACTCTTCGGCCATGCACAAGACTGATCTCATCCCCGCCGCCGAACGGCCCGAGCGCCATCAGATCCTCTGGACCACGCTGCTGGTCGCGGCGGCCTGCGCCCCGTTCGCACGCTATCTCGACGGTCAGGTCACAGCCTTTCTGGCCCTGATCCTGGCCATCCGGCTGGTGGCGCTGCGCTGGCCGGCGGTGCTGCCCAACCGCTGGATCCGCGCCCTGCTGGCCTTCGCCGGTCTGGGCAACTGTCTGGCGGCCTATCACACCGTCACCGGCCAGGATGGCGGTTCGGCACTGCTGGCGACCATGCTCGTGCTCAAGCTGCTGGAGCTCGACACCAAGCGCGATCTGCGTCTGGTGCTGATCCTGATCGGGTTCCTGAGCGTGGTGCAGTTCCTGTTCGACGAATCCTTCCTGCTCACGTTCTATCTGGGAGTGATCGCGCTGGGGCTGGTCACGCTGCTGACCGAACTCAACGGCGGACTGGGAGCGGCGGGTCTGCGTCCGGCGCTGCGGGTGAGTGCGCGACTGGCGCTCCAGGCGATCCCGCTCACACTGGTGCTGTTCGTGCTGTTTCCACGTCTGACCGCGCCGCTCTGGAGTCTGGGGATCGACAGTTCCAGGGGCTTGATGGGCCTGTCCGATAGTATGGAGCCGGGCAACATCAGCGAGCTGGTCGTCAATGGCGAGCTGGCCTTTCGCGCGCGTTTCGCGGACCGGCGACCGGAGGCCAATCAGCTCTACTGGCGCGGCCCGGTGCTGTGGAAGATGGATGGACGCCGCTGGACGCCGGGCGCACCGCCCTCCGGCTGGCAGCAGCCGGCACGGCTGATCGAAGCGTCCGACCCGATCGAGTACGAAGTGGTCATGGAGCCGACCAAGCAGCGCTGGCTGTTCGCGCTCGACATGCCGGTCAGCGAGCCGGAAGGTGCGGCGATCAGCCCGGACTATCAGCTGTTGTCGAACCAGCCGGTGACGGCGCTCAAGCGTTACAACGCGCGCTCGGTCCTCAGCTATCGCACCGCCGAGCCGGACGCACGGGTGCGCGCGCTGGCGCTCGAACTGCCCGAGAACGTCACGCCCCGGATGCGTGCCCTGGTCGACGGCTGGCGCGCCCAGAGCCGCGACGATTGGACGCTGG
The sequence above is drawn from the Allochromatium vinosum DSM 180 genome and encodes:
- a CDS encoding GldG family protein, translated to MKTRAQAIRVLVHRFERALADTLFALLLLGCVVAAGWLVARHDRIWDWTQSESHRLTRESRAILERLEAPLRLTVFADPQTPLARMIGQLLERYAHEYPELEIRYLDPRRFPEQAREAEVSLQGQILLEYRGRRETLAEVGERSISAAIARLIRPRHAWVAIIEGHGERAIAGERDTDLGRLGRELLELGLIARPLDLATTSAVPDNTRLVVLSQPRLPPFPGEIEALIDFLDRGGHLLWLMDPGPPSGLEPLLEHLGLAALPGQVVDPEAERLGFGTTAVAVIDDYAPHPLTEGLTAPALLPGALAFETQVAPGWALATYLTSRAESWNETGTLSGPLTRDEVIGERAGPLPVVLALTRTLPESEREQRLVVVGDGDFLSNAQFGLQGNRALGLALLRWLSEGEDLPELPPPPTAAEPLELDERHRTLIGLGALVLLPGVFLIGGLGMRWSRWRGR
- a CDS encoding ABC transporter permease, whose protein sequence is MIGTIAAREIRSGLVTPLLWVLLGVGQVVLAWIFLQVVEDFSALDAGERPASLTQELCLNLFGFAAVLAMFAAPLLAMRMLSAEFRDGGYDLLAAAPARLIEILLGKFIALAILITPLCLLPAANLALLSGTATLDLGQVAAATLGLWLAALFFGAIGLQASSLTEQPGAAVLIAFGLLLLFSIIGRAESLTAQTLSLFGWLSWNEHLFRFLLGAVRLSDLAYFLLFTGFFLALAHRHLANRRLQ
- a CDS encoding ABC transporter ATP-binding protein, whose amino-acid sequence is METLLRVTDLSRDFGRHSALSGVDLCLERGQVLGLLGPNGAGKTTCLRLLSGLLAPTSGRIEILGLDLTHRPLAAKRHLGYLPERPPLHPELRVDEYLTHCAHLHRLPRRAIPEAIATAKQRCGLEDQGRRLIAKLSRGYRQRLGLAQAILHRPPLLILDEPTEGLDPVQMRELRRLIRDLARDSGIILSSHLLPEVQSVCDRVMILHQGRVRFDAETHAARPTNLWRVRLGGETHVMHLNDLAPVAGALATGPNQFQVDLRAEATSADLARAILLAGLELFELTPERSDLERTFFDLIGAEEHA
- a CDS encoding DUF58 domain-containing protein, whose amino-acid sequence is MTTDPHHSDTLRDRAHRYFDSLLRRVPPGPDGVARVGGRQIYIVPTRAGFMYGAVMLVMLLGSLNYQNNLGLLLTFFLASVGLVAMHHAWFNLLGLAVQARGGSPVFAGERARFEVAVRAEGGRPRHDIRLRKNGETPTPIHVGAGDQTLVALAVPTERRGWHRLTDVMVETRHPMGLFRAWTYVATEAKTLVFPRPAPQAPEPGHDAGDSARPHRTRHEGAEDYLGSRGYRPGDSIRHIDWKAYARERGLVVKQYGGEQGQEVWIDWARLNAPDPEIRLGLLTRQVLDVSAGPTRFGLRLPGAVEGLSQGTAHTERCLTRLALFGHAQD
- a CDS encoding transglutaminase TgpA family protein produces the protein MHKTDLIPAAERPERHQILWTTLLVAAACAPFARYLDGQVTAFLALILAIRLVALRWPAVLPNRWIRALLAFAGLGNCLAAYHTVTGQDGGSALLATMLVLKLLELDTKRDLRLVLILIGFLSVVQFLFDESFLLTFYLGVIALGLVTLLTELNGGLGAAGLRPALRVSARLALQAIPLTLVLFVLFPRLTAPLWSLGIDSSRGLMGLSDSMEPGNISELVVNGELAFRARFADRRPEANQLYWRGPVLWKMDGRRWTPGAPPSGWQQPARLIEASDPIEYEVVMEPTKQRWLFALDMPVSEPEGAAISPDYQLLSNQPVTALKRYNARSVLSYRTAEPDARVRALALELPENVTPRMRALVDGWRAQSRDDWTLVQRALAHFNRENFYYTLLPPKLGANPADAFLFETRRGFCEHYASSFALLMRIAGIPSRIVLGYLGGETNEFGGYTIVRQSDAHAWVEVLIAGRGWVRVDPTAAVDPSRIDNRSATELLGAGVSVRFDLGEAAALVRWMRDLRLLGDTLEASWQNWVLDFSAQDQRRLMDRLGLSAWREYGLAVLMVLAVSLTLGGILLVLMHERTERDPLERLYARLCRRLAGIGLPRLPHEGPGDYGRRIAAARPDLAPDVGSFLALYVPARYGERSTPETLQRLSDLLRDFKPKAQGSR